A portion of the Bifidobacterium lemurum genome contains these proteins:
- a CDS encoding GNAT family N-acetyltransferase — MPTIRHASLADLDAIAAVEMACFPAAEAATKEGLHARLEVYPDFFWLLTEDGQGGDIISFINGFATDSPDLTDDMYEDATLHDPHGAWQMIFGVDTAPQYQHQGHAGTVMRQVIADASAAGRRGLVLTCKEPLIGFYAQFGFLDEGVSDSTHGNVTWHQMRLTF; from the coding sequence ATGCCTACGATTCGTCATGCCTCGCTTGCCGACCTTGATGCCATCGCCGCCGTGGAGATGGCTTGCTTCCCCGCCGCCGAAGCCGCGACCAAAGAAGGACTTCACGCCCGACTGGAAGTTTACCCCGACTTTTTCTGGCTGCTGACGGAGGATGGGCAGGGCGGAGACATCATCTCATTCATCAACGGATTCGCCACGGACAGCCCCGACCTGACTGACGACATGTATGAGGATGCGACGCTGCATGATCCGCATGGCGCATGGCAGATGATCTTCGGCGTGGACACCGCGCCCCAATACCAGCATCAGGGCCACGCCGGCACCGTGATGCGCCAGGTCATCGCCGACGCCAGCGCTGCCGGCCGCCGCGGACTGGTTCTCACCTGCAAGGAACCCCTCATCGGCTTCTACGCCCAATTCGGCTTCCTCGACGAAGGCGTCTCCGACTCCACCCACGGCAACGTAACCTGGCACCAAATGCGCCTGACGTTCTAG
- a CDS encoding amino acid ABC transporter permease: MFDWTFVERYAPFFVSGTLMTLFISVFGILLALAVGLVCAGVDTARIPVARQIVRVYIELSRNTPLLVQLYFLYFGLPKLGIVWSAETCAIVGLGFLGGSYMAEAIRGGLEAVPDVQRETAYVLGLSPMQSLSRVVLPQAVSTAVPGVVANVIFLIKESSVVSAIALADVMYMAKDLIGMYYSTYESLFMLVVAYLVILLPVSLFGTWLERRFDYAKR, encoded by the coding sequence ATGTTCGATTGGACATTCGTCGAGCGTTACGCGCCCTTCTTCGTCTCCGGCACGCTGATGACGCTGTTCATCTCCGTGTTCGGCATCCTGCTCGCCCTCGCCGTCGGACTGGTCTGCGCCGGCGTCGATACCGCGCGCATTCCGGTCGCGCGCCAGATCGTACGCGTCTACATCGAACTCAGCCGCAACACCCCGCTGTTGGTGCAGCTCTACTTCCTCTACTTCGGCCTGCCGAAACTGGGCATCGTCTGGTCCGCCGAAACCTGCGCCATCGTGGGACTCGGCTTCCTCGGCGGCTCCTATATGGCCGAGGCCATCCGCGGTGGCCTTGAAGCCGTGCCCGATGTGCAGCGCGAGACCGCGTACGTGCTGGGATTGAGCCCCATGCAGTCGCTCTCCCGCGTGGTGCTGCCGCAGGCCGTCTCCACCGCCGTGCCGGGCGTGGTCGCCAACGTGATCTTCCTCATCAAGGAATCCTCCGTCGTATCCGCCATCGCGCTCGCCGACGTGATGTACATGGCCAAGGACCTGATCGGCATGTACTACAGCACCTACGAGTCGCTGTTCATGCTCGTCGTGGCCTATCTGGTCATCCTGCTTCCGGTTTCGCTGTTCGGCACCTGGCTCGAAAGGAGGTTCGACTATGCAAAGCGCTGA
- a CDS encoding amino acid ABC transporter permease, with the protein MQSAEILLQPGVFPRLLQGLWVTVWIAGVSVGASVPVGLLVGWLMTLRNPIVRAVMRVYLDFIRIMPQLALLFLAYYGFARWFNWNLDATGACVLVFVLWGGAELGDLVRGALTSIPKAQYESAYVLGLSPWQTFARVILPQAVRRMLPASVNLATRIVKTTSLAVLLGVVEVIKVGQQIIDVNRFQYPDGTLWVYGAIFFMYFIVCWPLSIVTRRLEKRWANG; encoded by the coding sequence ATGCAAAGCGCTGAGATCCTCCTGCAGCCGGGTGTGTTCCCGCGGCTGCTGCAAGGCCTGTGGGTCACCGTGTGGATCGCGGGCGTCTCCGTGGGCGCGTCCGTTCCCGTCGGCCTGCTGGTCGGCTGGCTGATGACGCTGCGCAATCCGATCGTGCGCGCCGTCATGCGCGTGTACCTCGACTTCATCCGCATCATGCCGCAGCTCGCCCTGCTGTTCCTCGCCTACTACGGTTTCGCCCGATGGTTCAACTGGAACCTCGACGCGACCGGCGCCTGCGTGCTCGTGTTCGTGCTGTGGGGCGGCGCCGAGCTGGGCGACCTCGTGCGCGGCGCGCTCACCTCGATTCCCAAGGCGCAGTACGAGTCCGCGTATGTGCTGGGATTGAGCCCGTGGCAGACCTTCGCTCGCGTGATCCTGCCGCAGGCCGTGCGTCGGATGCTGCCCGCGTCGGTGAACCTCGCCACCCGCATCGTCAAAACCACGTCGCTGGCCGTGCTGCTCGGCGTGGTGGAGGTCATCAAGGTGGGCCAGCAGATCATCGACGTGAACCGTTTCCAATATCCCGACGGCACGCTGTGGGTGTACGGCGCGATCTTCTTCATGTATTTCATCGTGTGCTGGCCGCTGTCGATCGTGACCCGCAGACTCGAAAAGAGGTGGGCCAATGGCTGA
- a CDS encoding MFS transporter: MRIAKPTIGILTLSMISLSGIFITPVIGLVAEAFPQASLSSVQMIVSVSTLTALVGAWCTGKLVQLFSRKTVALLGIAGVLVFGFLPFIVHSSLSVVIALSGCLGVCLGLINNTLPAFISEHYDVEQRQGMMGKQVAFASIGAMVFIYAAGMLGTVAWYYAYLVYLFAAIVLLVCWFTLPKDAVAEDGNRGEQKFSITQALTPKVLFLLAAGFFFLIANNAYSNNLALLVAQNNLGDSGTAGLATTIGQLGGLIAGLLIGRLAKRITNHLLMLGFVIEGVALLVVGFAPNLLVLVIGCFFVGAGLSVYYAQAPFLITVLEKPYLIPLGIAAMTTANALGGFASPVVVNAINGLFGSTAAGAMCIGATMALIVAVVLGVTNYQKHCLDAVR; encoded by the coding sequence ATGCGTATCGCAAAACCGACAATAGGTATCCTGACGTTAAGCATGATTTCGTTGTCAGGAATCTTCATCACTCCGGTTATCGGACTCGTGGCGGAGGCTTTTCCGCAAGCTTCGCTGAGCAGCGTGCAGATGATCGTTTCTGTCTCCACGCTGACGGCTCTGGTCGGAGCTTGGTGCACAGGCAAGCTCGTGCAGCTCTTTTCGCGCAAAACCGTCGCATTGCTTGGTATCGCTGGCGTCTTGGTGTTCGGATTCCTGCCGTTTATCGTGCATTCGAGTCTGAGCGTCGTTATCGCATTGTCCGGATGCCTGGGTGTGTGCTTGGGTCTTATCAACAATACGTTGCCGGCCTTCATCTCCGAGCATTACGATGTGGAGCAGCGTCAAGGAATGATGGGCAAGCAGGTCGCCTTCGCCAGCATCGGCGCGATGGTCTTCATCTACGCCGCAGGAATGCTGGGCACCGTCGCTTGGTACTACGCCTATCTGGTATACCTGTTCGCTGCGATTGTCTTGCTGGTTTGCTGGTTCACTCTTCCTAAAGATGCGGTGGCCGAGGATGGGAACCGAGGCGAACAGAAATTCTCCATCACGCAGGCGTTGACACCTAAGGTCCTGTTCCTGCTCGCGGCTGGTTTCTTCTTCCTGATCGCCAACAACGCATACAGCAACAACCTCGCGCTGCTGGTCGCTCAGAACAATCTTGGCGATAGCGGCACCGCCGGTCTCGCCACCACCATCGGCCAGTTGGGCGGTTTGATCGCAGGCCTGCTTATCGGACGGCTGGCGAAACGCATCACCAATCACCTGTTGATGCTTGGATTCGTCATCGAAGGCGTCGCTCTTCTTGTTGTCGGATTCGCTCCCAATCTGCTGGTGCTCGTCATCGGATGCTTCTTCGTCGGTGCGGGACTGAGTGTGTACTACGCTCAAGCGCCCTTTCTCATCACCGTGCTTGAGAAGCCGTATCTGATCCCTCTCGGCATCGCCGCTATGACCACGGCGAACGCGCTTGGCGGTTTCGCCAGTCCGGTGGTGGTCAACGCCATCAACGGACTGTTCGGATCCACAGCCGCGGGAGCGATGTGCATTGGCGCTACCATGGCTCTGATCGTTGCCGTTGTCCTTGGCGTGACGAACTACCAGAAGCATTGTCTGGACGCTGTTCGGTGA
- a CDS encoding integrase catalytic domain-containing protein: MATRKRLTNRFKAEYAKGDKKQKGEILDRLEAVGMGRSTARRLLTQAEREKPVKGAARGRRPKYDAGAQRLLERLWLLMGMPCGPYMKAMFDQWIPALLANGELDGIDGDALDQVLAMSPSTIDRRLRPLKQAAMPKGASLTRPAAEHMRNSIRIRKCTDETIRVPGLAEADTVAHCGPSMKGEFARTLTMVDYATNWTVNVTARNNAKSNIKAAVATALPLFPFPVTCFDSDNGVEFINDELVDWLLEQDIEQTRSRPYRKNDQATVESRNNHVVRKYAFHWRYDTAQQRELLNRLWAKTYVLLNLFTPTRKPVRVDQGRDGRRKTVYDEPRTPWARVLEHDAADRAAGGGGYVVDDARRRIEGIIAATNPARLNREIAVIQDELERVSRDRTEAMARRAGLDMGYLGKAIERMRADAGQNDK, translated from the coding sequence ATGGCCACGAGAAAACGGCTGACGAACAGGTTCAAGGCGGAGTACGCCAAGGGCGACAAGAAACAGAAGGGCGAGATCCTCGACCGCCTCGAGGCCGTCGGGATGGGCAGGTCCACCGCCCGGCGGCTGCTCACGCAGGCGGAGAGGGAGAAACCCGTGAAAGGCGCGGCGCGGGGCAGGCGGCCGAAGTACGACGCGGGCGCGCAGCGGCTGCTGGAGCGCCTGTGGCTGCTCATGGGCATGCCGTGCGGCCCGTACATGAAGGCCATGTTCGACCAGTGGATTCCCGCGCTCCTGGCGAACGGCGAGCTCGACGGCATCGACGGCGACGCGCTGGACCAGGTGCTGGCGATGAGTCCGTCGACCATCGACCGGCGGCTCAGACCGCTCAAACAGGCCGCCATGCCGAAGGGCGCGTCGCTGACCCGGCCGGCCGCGGAGCACATGCGCAACTCGATCAGGATCCGCAAATGCACCGACGAGACAATCCGCGTTCCCGGCCTGGCCGAGGCAGACACCGTGGCCCACTGCGGGCCCAGCATGAAGGGCGAGTTCGCCCGCACCCTGACGATGGTGGACTACGCGACGAACTGGACCGTGAACGTCACCGCCCGCAACAATGCCAAATCCAACATCAAGGCAGCGGTCGCCACCGCCCTGCCGCTCTTCCCGTTTCCCGTCACCTGCTTCGACTCCGACAACGGCGTCGAGTTCATCAACGACGAGCTCGTCGACTGGCTGCTCGAACAGGACATCGAACAGACCCGCAGCCGCCCGTACAGGAAGAACGACCAGGCCACCGTCGAGTCGCGCAACAACCACGTCGTCAGGAAATACGCGTTCCACTGGCGCTACGACACCGCGCAGCAGCGCGAGCTGCTCAACCGGCTGTGGGCGAAGACCTACGTGCTGCTGAACCTGTTCACGCCCACCCGCAAGCCCGTGCGCGTCGACCAGGGGCGCGACGGGCGCAGGAAGACCGTGTACGACGAGCCCCGCACCCCGTGGGCGCGCGTGCTGGAGCACGACGCCGCCGACCGCGCCGCCGGGGGCGGCGGATACGTCGTCGACGACGCCCGCCGCCGCATCGAGGGGATCATCGCCGCCACCAACCCCGCCCGCCTCAACCGCGAGATCGCCGTCATCCAGGACGAACTCGAACGCGTCAGCCGGGACCGCACCGAGGCGATGGCCCGCCGCGCCGGCCTGGACATGGGATACTTGGGAAAGGCGATCGAACGCATGCGCGCCGACGCCGGACAAAACGACAAATAG
- a CDS encoding amino acid ABC transporter ATP-binding protein — MADAIQTNATAVQPDAGAEAPAALTLTGLTKQYANADHPVLDGISLSVPKGQVLVIVGPSGSGKSTLLRTVAGLEPIQGGTIALDDQIIETGRPGSEKSGRSDRSSELRTRIGMVFQSYDLFPNKTVLGNLVLAPTIVQKRDKTQVEAEAVRLLERVGLADRKDAWPHELSGGQRQRVAICRALILHPEILLFDEVTAALDPEMVREVLDVILDLAKQGQTMLIVTHEMPFARAIADHVVLLEDGVIVEQSDDPERFFTQPRTERARQFLHTFEFERAER, encoded by the coding sequence ATGGCTGACGCAATCCAGACCAACGCGACCGCGGTCCAGCCGGACGCCGGCGCCGAGGCTCCCGCCGCGCTGACCCTGACCGGTCTGACCAAGCAGTACGCCAACGCCGACCATCCGGTGCTCGACGGCATCTCGTTAAGCGTGCCCAAAGGGCAGGTTCTGGTGATCGTCGGCCCGTCCGGATCGGGCAAGTCGACCCTGCTGCGCACCGTCGCCGGACTCGAGCCGATCCAAGGCGGCACCATCGCGTTGGACGATCAGATCATCGAAACCGGCAGACCCGGCAGTGAGAAGTCCGGCCGATCCGACAGAAGCAGCGAGCTGCGCACGCGCATCGGCATGGTGTTCCAAAGCTACGACCTGTTCCCGAACAAAACCGTGCTCGGCAACCTCGTCCTGGCTCCGACCATCGTGCAGAAACGCGACAAAACGCAGGTCGAGGCCGAAGCCGTGCGGCTGCTCGAACGCGTCGGATTGGCCGACCGCAAGGACGCCTGGCCCCACGAACTTTCGGGCGGGCAGCGCCAGCGTGTGGCCATCTGCCGCGCGTTGATCCTGCATCCGGAGATACTGCTGTTCGACGAGGTGACCGCCGCGCTCGACCCTGAGATGGTGCGTGAGGTGCTCGATGTGATCCTCGACCTCGCGAAACAGGGGCAGACCATGCTGATCGTCACGCATGAGATGCCCTTCGCCCGCGCCATCGCCGACCACGTCGTGCTGCTGGAGGACGGTGTGATCGTCGAGCAATCCGACGATCCGGAACGTTTCTTCACCCAGCCGCGAACCGAGCGGGCACGGCAGTTCCTGCACACCTTCGAATTCGAACGCGCGGAACGCTGA
- a CDS encoding helix-turn-helix domain-containing protein, giving the protein MLSRLTVLSHLSCIMTTVCSIMTFMKDRRSHALPHLDIRDVLQRNPDDLIKYVDFQNVDMSHNSIDVAQQRIELTSFQDVAQAVEHISPDDGFGIIAHELEHRSKPHFHDYVEVTHVLKGSVMLWIEGRTEIVRAGGTIAIQPGAKHLISPVGGDADSVPIEIDMLVSETIINRMRALAPHSHDEAFHQWASSLSDIPYIAIGPDKNPSLESAINRLIVEYGSSEHSLHYAVVGNLLECVHYLSQTLDERAHADPLIASIQQIIDRDIAHISIESIAHQLGYSVGYLSRYSKSHSGKTLGTLINETRLNEAATALTQSELTIAEITRLVGFTSPSYFHKIFQKRFSLTPKQYRNAFLKTGLGT; this is encoded by the coding sequence TTGCTGTCAAGACTTACTGTATTAAGCCATTTATCTTGCATAATGACCACAGTGTGCTCGATAATGACCTTTATGAAGGATAGACGTTCACACGCATTGCCCCACTTGGATATACGCGATGTTCTGCAGCGAAATCCCGACGACCTCATCAAGTATGTGGATTTCCAAAACGTCGACATGTCCCACAACAGCATCGACGTCGCCCAGCAGCGCATCGAACTCACATCCTTTCAGGACGTCGCCCAAGCGGTCGAACATATCTCACCCGACGATGGGTTCGGCATCATCGCGCACGAACTTGAGCATCGGTCAAAACCGCATTTCCACGACTACGTCGAAGTCACCCATGTGCTCAAAGGCAGCGTCATGCTCTGGATCGAGGGACGGACGGAAATCGTGCGAGCGGGCGGAACCATAGCCATCCAACCGGGTGCGAAGCATCTGATCTCACCCGTCGGAGGAGACGCGGATTCAGTCCCCATTGAAATCGACATGCTCGTCTCCGAGACCATCATCAATCGAATGCGCGCACTCGCACCGCACTCCCATGACGAAGCCTTCCACCAATGGGCCTCTTCCTTGAGCGACATACCCTACATCGCCATCGGACCGGACAAGAATCCATCTCTGGAATCAGCCATCAATCGCCTTATCGTGGAATACGGTTCCTCCGAACATTCGTTGCATTACGCGGTCGTCGGCAACCTGTTGGAATGCGTTCACTACCTCAGCCAGACGTTGGACGAGCGCGCCCACGCAGACCCTCTCATCGCTTCCATCCAACAAATCATCGATCGGGATATCGCGCATATCTCCATCGAGTCCATCGCACATCAACTGGGATACAGCGTCGGATACCTCTCCCGATACAGCAAATCACACAGCGGAAAAACCCTCGGGACCCTTATCAATGAAACACGTCTTAACGAGGCGGCCACGGCCCTGACCCAATCGGAACTCACCATCGCCGAAATCACCCGACTTGTGGGGTTCACAAGCCCCAGCTACTTCCACAAAATCTTCCAGAAGCGGTTCTCTCTGACCCCCAAACAGTATCGAAACGCATTCCTGAAAACAGGATTGGGCACATAA
- a CDS encoding alpha/beta hydrolase has translation MEVTTAITSLHGSAQTPVFVLLHGWGADERDLPDLLNYCARGADYASLRAPIAYGMGYTWFGEWAHEGAPEGESLDRQALQAAEAVDRWVAEHIPADRKVVMMGFSQGGLLAAHMLRLNPSRYMAAVAFSGWLAPGALPGDETLAESKPPVFYGRGALDPIFSGDEVAAMSDFWGGHGTLDEHVYPGVAHGICMDEMRDVAKFLERIGAVRPTIW, from the coding sequence ATGGAAGTCACCACCGCGATCACGTCCCTGCATGGCTCCGCCCAAACCCCCGTGTTCGTGTTGTTGCATGGGTGGGGCGCCGATGAGCGGGATCTGCCCGATCTGCTGAACTATTGCGCGCGGGGCGCGGATTATGCGTCGTTGCGCGCGCCGATCGCATACGGCATGGGGTACACGTGGTTTGGCGAGTGGGCGCATGAGGGCGCGCCGGAGGGCGAGTCGCTCGACCGTCAGGCCTTGCAGGCGGCCGAGGCGGTGGATCGGTGGGTCGCCGAGCATATCCCCGCCGACCGCAAGGTAGTGATGATGGGCTTCTCGCAGGGCGGACTGCTGGCGGCGCACATGCTGAGGCTGAATCCGTCGCGCTATATGGCCGCGGTCGCCTTCTCCGGATGGCTCGCGCCGGGCGCGCTGCCGGGCGACGAAACCTTGGCCGAGTCGAAACCGCCGGTATTCTACGGGCGCGGCGCGCTCGACCCGATTTTCTCAGGCGACGAGGTCGCGGCCATGTCCGACTTCTGGGGCGGGCACGGCACGCTGGACGAGCACGTCTATCCCGGTGTGGCGCACGGTATCTGCATGGATGAGATGCGCGATGTGGCAAAATTCCTGGAACGAATCGGCGCCGTACGACCAACGATCTGGTAG
- a CDS encoding glycoside hydrolase family 43 protein, which translates to MNKKWDVTMNLEQINIRDPFVMEYDGSYYMYGTRAEGVWGEMDGFDCYVSDDCVQWNGPVEVFHKPEGFWAERAYWAPECYRRNGKFYLIATLADVEGRKSVNVLESESPVGPFVYLSRLTDPAQACIDGTLYEEDDKVYLVYSHSLEDVPEGNMDAVEVSSDLTHAIGNPFTVFRASDASWSVPVPFAKAEFGIDGPAYFSDGPFLEKTLQGKLVMLWSSWSEQGYSVGQAVSSDGSIRGQWVHEHKPLIGQGGHGMLFTGPDGKRYFAMHAQNDHEPEHPRFLEVAESEQGLAMRI; encoded by the coding sequence ATGAACAAGAAATGGGATGTGACGATGAATCTTGAACAGATTAATATTCGCGACCCTTTCGTTATGGAATATGACGGAAGCTACTACATGTACGGAACCCGTGCCGAAGGCGTATGGGGAGAGATGGACGGATTCGATTGCTACGTTAGCGATGATTGCGTCCAATGGAATGGGCCTGTTGAGGTTTTCCACAAGCCGGAAGGTTTTTGGGCGGAGCGCGCGTACTGGGCTCCGGAATGCTACCGCCGCAACGGCAAATTCTATCTGATCGCCACTTTGGCAGATGTCGAAGGCCGCAAATCGGTGAATGTGTTGGAATCGGAATCGCCCGTTGGCCCATTCGTCTATCTGTCTCGCCTTACTGATCCGGCTCAGGCCTGTATCGACGGTACGCTCTACGAAGAAGACGATAAGGTCTACTTGGTGTATTCGCATTCTCTTGAAGATGTGCCCGAGGGAAATATGGATGCGGTGGAGGTATCCTCCGATTTGACCCATGCGATTGGAAATCCATTCACCGTATTTCGGGCGTCCGACGCATCTTGGAGCGTGCCGGTGCCATTCGCGAAGGCTGAATTCGGCATCGATGGGCCAGCCTATTTCTCCGACGGTCCTTTCCTTGAGAAAACCTTGCAAGGAAAGCTGGTCATGCTGTGGTCCAGCTGGTCGGAACAGGGATATTCAGTCGGGCAGGCCGTGTCCTCCGACGGCAGCATTCGTGGGCAATGGGTACACGAGCACAAGCCTTTGATTGGCCAAGGCGGGCATGGAATGCTGTTCACCGGGCCTGATGGCAAACGCTACTTTGCAATGCATGCGCAGAATGATCACGAACCCGAGCATCCTCGGTTCCTTGAAGTCGCGGAATCAGAGCAAGGTCTCGCTATGCGCATCTGA
- a CDS encoding YwiC-like family protein encodes MSQSAASHRTSVRLWIPDQPGAWAMALLPAIAGIALTGANPTNLWLLGLWLLCYCTQFTAARWVKSRFRKRYRLPALVYGAVLVVLGVPFVVMHPHVLIWAPLYVVLLALSMLAAWRRQERTLWGNGVAIVAACAMAVVTASFGADVVAGVMPMSEGAPLEQYLTNVYPPFPRIGVLAALLFAVTQFGSVLFVKTMIRERGSVPYLVASITWHVGMVIGGFVLSPALGGTALVLLARAVALPLIANKFTLKPIVPGLIELFASLLTFATIIMSVPWLAI; translated from the coding sequence ATGTCTCAATCTGCCGCTTCCCACCGCACATCCGTCCGCCTATGGATTCCCGACCAGCCCGGCGCTTGGGCGATGGCGCTGCTGCCCGCCATCGCGGGAATCGCGCTCACCGGCGCCAATCCCACGAATCTGTGGCTTTTGGGCTTGTGGCTGCTGTGCTATTGCACGCAGTTCACCGCCGCCCGGTGGGTGAAGTCGCGGTTCCGCAAACGCTACCGTCTGCCGGCGTTGGTGTATGGCGCGGTGCTGGTGGTGCTGGGCGTGCCATTCGTGGTGATGCATCCGCACGTGCTGATATGGGCGCCGCTGTATGTGGTACTGCTCGCGCTGTCGATGCTGGCCGCATGGCGTAGGCAGGAGCGGACTTTGTGGGGCAATGGGGTGGCGATCGTCGCCGCGTGCGCGATGGCCGTGGTCACCGCGTCGTTCGGTGCGGATGTCGTGGCCGGTGTGATGCCGATGTCCGAGGGAGCGCCGCTGGAGCAGTATCTTACGAACGTGTATCCACCGTTCCCGCGCATCGGCGTTCTTGCAGCGCTTCTGTTCGCCGTGACGCAGTTCGGGTCGGTGCTGTTCGTCAAAACGATGATTCGCGAGCGCGGCAGTGTGCCGTATCTCGTCGCGTCGATCACATGGCATGTGGGGATGGTCATCGGCGGTTTCGTGTTATCCCCCGCGCTCGGCGGCACCGCGCTGGTGTTGCTGGCCCGCGCTGTGGCGCTGCCGCTGATCGCCAACAAATTCACGCTCAAACCGATTGTTCCCGGACTGATCGAGCTGTTCGCCAGTCTGCTGACCTTCGCGACGATCATCATGTCCGTGCCATGGCTGGCGATCTAG